In Crinalium epipsammum PCC 9333, the following are encoded in one genomic region:
- a CDS encoding hybrid sensor histidine kinase/response regulator produces MTMSDDSMLELFRQEIETQISILNQGLLTLEANPQSDQTLEALMRGSHSIKGAARIVSLDAVVNLAHWMEDCFVAAQSQIITLGSDPIDVLLQGVDLLQALSQVSEVDLLEWLAQKAEEFEICYGAIAALLPPDFSDRQATSLVPVDQSALSQSDSEALLRSADRTEIATVETIAIPTDRVVRVTAENLNRIMGLAGESLVEANWLQPFADSFTTLKSRQLELARLLETIHTTLANTPINSESQQVLDMARRKAQECREILTDRLGELELYARRTTNLSDRLYREVIASHMRPFVDGVQGFPRMVRDLARRLNKQVKLEIIGQSTPVDRDILKKLEAPLTHIIRNAVDHGIEPPEEREAAGKPMEGTVRLESFHRGGMLAITITDDGRGIDPDQMRQKIIDQNLASPITAAQLTEAEIIEFLFLPGFSTAEQVTEISGRGVGLDIAKSMVQEVGGTIRATSQFRKGTNFHFQLPLTLSVVRTLIVEISGEPYAFPLARIDQIVKLAKSDIHVVEGRQYFTKDEQNIGLIAAHHVLDLPEVLSSDDALCIVAISDQSNAYGLVVDQFIGERDLVVRPLDPRLGKVRDISASALMDNGLPVLIVDVSDLVRSIDNMLNSGQLRPIDVKKAKKGDDQKRLLVVDDSITVREMTRKLLQNRGYDVDVAVNGMDAWTAIRSNHYDLVLSDIDMPRMNGIELVKQIKDHPKLNSLPVIIVSYRDREDDRIQGMEAGADYYITKSSFHDDTLVNAIVDLIGK; encoded by the coding sequence TTGACCATGAGCGATGATTCCATGCTGGAGCTATTTCGTCAGGAAATTGAAACCCAAATCTCTATTCTGAATCAGGGACTGCTGACCCTAGAAGCTAACCCGCAATCTGATCAGACACTGGAAGCGCTGATGCGGGGATCTCACTCGATTAAAGGTGCGGCTCGAATTGTTTCTCTAGATGCCGTCGTTAATCTGGCGCACTGGATGGAAGATTGCTTTGTGGCAGCGCAAAGCCAGATCATTACCTTAGGTTCAGACCCGATTGATGTGTTACTGCAAGGCGTTGATTTGCTGCAAGCGCTTAGTCAGGTAAGTGAAGTCGATCTACTTGAATGGTTAGCCCAAAAAGCTGAAGAGTTTGAGATCTGTTATGGCGCGATCGCGGCTCTGCTACCTCCAGATTTTAGCGATCGCCAAGCAACATCCCTGGTTCCAGTCGATCAATCAGCACTGAGCCAAAGCGATAGCGAAGCGCTGCTGCGTAGCGCAGATCGCACCGAAATTGCCACTGTTGAGACGATCGCCATCCCAACGGATCGGGTGGTGCGAGTTACGGCAGAAAATTTGAACCGAATTATGGGGTTGGCGGGTGAATCGCTGGTTGAGGCAAATTGGCTGCAACCTTTTGCAGATTCCTTTACCACGCTCAAATCTCGTCAATTAGAGCTTGCCAGACTTCTGGAAACAATTCATACCACATTAGCGAACACTCCAATTAATTCAGAAAGCCAGCAAGTTCTGGACATGGCTCGACGTAAAGCCCAAGAATGTCGGGAAATTCTCACGGATCGCTTGGGTGAACTGGAACTATATGCTCGTCGCACAACGAATTTGAGCGATCGCCTTTACAGGGAAGTGATTGCCTCCCATATGCGTCCATTTGTTGATGGAGTACAAGGCTTTCCTCGCATGGTTCGTGACCTAGCACGACGATTAAATAAGCAGGTCAAGCTAGAGATTATTGGTCAGTCAACCCCGGTCGATCGTGATATCCTCAAAAAACTGGAAGCACCCCTGACTCACATCATTCGTAATGCGGTCGATCACGGAATCGAACCCCCCGAAGAGCGAGAGGCAGCAGGCAAACCGATGGAAGGAACAGTTCGTCTCGAATCATTTCATCGTGGCGGTATGCTGGCAATTACCATTACCGACGACGGCAGAGGAATCGATCCCGATCAAATGCGCCAAAAGATTATCGATCAGAATTTAGCTTCACCCATAACCGCTGCTCAACTTACCGAAGCTGAAATCATCGAGTTTCTGTTTCTACCTGGATTTTCTACAGCCGAACAGGTGACTGAAATTTCAGGACGTGGTGTGGGATTAGATATTGCCAAAAGTATGGTGCAAGAGGTTGGTGGAACGATTCGCGCCACATCTCAATTCCGAAAGGGTACTAATTTTCACTTTCAACTTCCCCTCACGCTCTCGGTTGTTAGGACGCTAATTGTCGAGATTTCGGGTGAACCTTATGCCTTCCCTTTAGCACGAATAGATCAAATTGTCAAACTTGCCAAATCCGATATTCATGTCGTGGAAGGTCGCCAATATTTCACTAAAGATGAGCAAAATATCGGGTTGATTGCCGCTCACCATGTTCTGGATTTACCGGAGGTTTTATCCTCTGATGATGCGCTCTGTATAGTTGCGATCAGCGATCAATCCAACGCTTATGGCTTGGTTGTAGACCAGTTTATCGGCGAAAGGGATTTAGTGGTGCGTCCACTCGATCCGCGTTTGGGTAAAGTTCGGGATATTAGTGCCTCTGCTCTAATGGATAATGGCTTGCCTGTTTTAATTGTGGATGTTTCTGATTTGGTGCGCTCAATTGACAATATGCTCAACAGTGGTCAATTGAGACCCATTGACGTGAAGAAAGCCAAAAAAGGAGACGATCAAAAACGCCTTCTAGTTGTAGATGATTCCATTACTGTGCGTGAAATGACCCGAAAGCTGCTGCAAAATCGCGGCTACGATGTGGATGTTGCCGTAAACGGAATGGATGCGTGGACAGCCATTCGGAGCAATCATTACGACCTTGTATTGAGCGATATTGATATGCCCCGCATGAACGGCATTGAACTCGTTAAACAGATCAAAGATCATCCCAAATTAAATTCGCTTCCAGTCATTATTGTGTCTTACCGCGATCGCGAAGATGACCGCATTCAGGGTATGGAAGCCGGGGCAGACTATTACATCACCAAAAGCAGCTTCCATGACGATACATTAGTGAACGCGATCGTTGATTTAATTGGCAAATAG
- a CDS encoding chemotaxis protein CheW, giving the protein MESYLNTVSIPDDSEFDHPTLNDCWNQIGVMGDRTCGELKTVIHCRNCNVYSAAGRSLLERNTPPEYLQEWTDILSEASTQQIGVGEGTLVRAADTLSVIIFRLGNERLALPVNILQEVTPPYAIHTVPHRSNSIFLGLINIRGEMLLCISLRDLLGLDPVAESADFSNTINPQRMIVAGRNENKWVFPVDEVHGTYRFHINEFKDAPVIISKASEAYTKGVVTWQDKKLNFLDSELLFYTLNHKVF; this is encoded by the coding sequence ATGGAAAGTTATTTGAATACGGTATCAATACCAGACGATTCTGAATTTGACCATCCCACACTGAACGATTGCTGGAATCAGATTGGGGTAATGGGCGATCGCACCTGTGGCGAACTGAAGACCGTTATCCACTGCCGCAACTGCAATGTTTACTCTGCTGCCGGACGCAGCTTGCTAGAGCGAAATACTCCACCTGAGTATCTCCAAGAATGGACGGATATCTTGTCAGAAGCTTCCACACAGCAGATTGGAGTGGGAGAAGGAACGCTAGTTCGCGCCGCAGATACCCTTTCTGTAATCATTTTTCGTCTTGGTAACGAACGGTTAGCATTGCCAGTCAACATCCTGCAAGAAGTGACTCCGCCTTACGCCATTCATACCGTCCCTCACCGCAGTAACTCTATATTTTTGGGGTTGATCAACATTCGCGGTGAAATGCTTCTGTGTATTTCGCTCAGAGACTTACTCGGTCTAGATCCGGTTGCAGAATCAGCAGATTTCTCTAATACGATTAATCCGCAACGCATGATTGTTGCTGGAAGAAATGAGAATAAGTGGGTATTTCCGGTGGATGAGGTTCATGGAACCTACCGCTTTCATATCAATGAGTTCAAAGATGCTCCGGTAATCATTTCCAAAGCATCGGAAGCTTACACCAAAGGGGTCGTTACCTGGCAAGATAAGAAGCTGAATTTTTTGGATTCTGAACTATTGTTTTACACCCTAAACCACAAGGTTTTTTGA